In the Pseudonocardia sediminis genome, GGAGGGCGAGATCTGGGTGCAGGGTCCGAACGTCACCCCGGGCTACCACCATCTGCCGGACGCGACGGCCGCCGCGATCGTCGACGGCTGGTACCGCACCGGCGACCTCGCCCGCCGGGACGAGCACGGCTACCTGCGGATCAGCGGCCGGACCAAGGAGCTGATCATCCGCGGCGGGGAGAACATCTACCCGGCCGAGGTGGAGGACGCACTGCTGGCGCTGGACACCGTCGCCGACGCCGCCGTCGTCGGCGTGCCGCATGAGCACCTGGGCGAGGTGCCGGTCGCGTTCGTCGTGCCGCGCGGGCCCGGCGCGCTCGACCACGACTCCGTGCTGGCCGGCGCCGGGCAGCGGCTGTCGTCGTTCAAGGTCCCGGCCCGGCTGGTCGAGGTGGAGACGATCCCGCGCACGGGGTCCGGGAAGATCCTCCGGTTCCGGCTGCGGGACGAGATGGCCAGTCTGACTAATGAGCGTTAGTGGAGGTGGGCCGGTGAAGATCGGTGCGGTCGAGATCCTGCCCGTGCGGGACGGCACGGGACGCGAGGTGGCCACGGATGTCCTGAGCCGCCCCGGCGTGTCCGGGGACGAGGCGTGGTCGTGCCACGCCGACCAGGTCGACGGCGACGGCGTGCTGCACCTGCCGCTGGGCGGGTTCCTGGTCCGGACCGGCGACCGGACCGTGCTGGTCGACGTCGGCGTCGGCGGGATCGACAACGGCAAGTACTCCGGCGGCGGGTTCCTGGACTCGCTGCGGGGGTACGGGGTCGCGCCCGACGACGTCACCGACGTCGTGTTCACCCACCTGCACTTCGACCACGTCGGCTGGGCGACCCGTCAGGGCGAGGTCGTGTTCGATAACGCCACCTACCGGGTGCACGCCGACGACTGGGCACACTTCGTCACCTCGGCCGACGCCGAGCCGGGCGCGGTCCGGAAGCTGACCCCGCTGGAGAGCCGGCTGGAGACGTTCACCGACGACGTCTCCCTGGCCCCGGGCCTGAGCACGCGGCACACCCCCGGGCACACGCCCGGCTCCACGGTCTACGTCGTCTCCGACGGCGACGAGCGCGCGCTGTTGCTCGGCGACGTCGTGCACTCGGTGGTGGAGCTGGCCGAACGCGACTGGGAGGCCGTGTTCGACGTCGACCCGGTCGCCGCGAGCGCCGTGCGCAACGCGCTCGCCGACGAGGTCGCCGACACCTCCGACCTGGTGGTCGGTGCGCACTTCCCGGACCTGCGGTTCGGCCGGGTCGTCACGACCGGCGGCCACCGCGCGTTCCGGTCGGTCTGAGGAGAGGACGAGAGATGGATCTGCAGCTGGCGGGTACGACGGTGCTGGTCACCGGCGCCGGGCAGGGACTGGGCCGGGCGATCGGGCTGGCGTTCGCGGCCGAGGGCGCGCACGTCGCGTTCCACTTCCACTCCTCCGCCGAGGGGGCGGAGAAGGCCGCGGCCGAGGCCGCCGAGCTCGGGGTGAACGCGATCGCGGTCGGCGGGGACACCCGCGACGCCGCGGCGGTGGCGGAGATCGTGGAGCGCGTGGAGTCGGAGCTGGGCCCGATCGGGGTGCTGGTCAACAACTCCGCGGTGACGAAGAAGCAGCGCTTCCTGGAGTCCACACCGGAGGACTGGGCACCGCAGATCGACGTCACGGTGACCGGGACGCTGCAGCTCACGCACGCCGTCGCCACGAGGATGTCGGAACGGAAGGCCGGGTCGATCGTCAACCTGATGGGCGACTCCGGGCGGGTGGGGGAGTCCGGGCTGCTGGTCACCGCGACCGCCCGCTCGACCACCGTCGGCCTGACCCGGTCGCTGGCCAAGGAGCTGGCGCGGTTCGGGATCCGGGCCAACGCGGTGTCGCTGGCGCTGGTGCGCACCGACCACTTCGACGCCCACGCCGGCACGCCGGAGGCCGAGCAGATGAAGAAGGTCCTCGCGATGTACCCGTTGCGCCGCTTCGGGCACCCCGACGACGTCACGCCGATGGTGCTGATGCTCGCCTCGCCGCTCTCCTCCTGGACGACGGGCCAGGTCGTGTCCGTCAACGGCGGATACGCGATGCCGTGAGCGGCGGCGAGTCCCTGGGCCGCAGCGTCCGCCGCAAGGAGGACCAGCGCCTGGTCACCGGGCACGGCCGGTTCGTCACCGACCTCGAGCTGCCGCGGATGCGGCACGTCGCGTTCCTGCGCAGCCCGGTGGCGCACGCGCGGATCACGTCGGTGGACGTGTCCACGCCGGCGGACACGAGGGTGTTCACCGGCGCGGACTTCGCCGACGTCGTGCTGCGTGCGCAGTCCGCGTTGCCGTCGTACGTGGAGACCGGGCAGCCGGTGCTCGCGCACGGGAAGGTGCGCTTCGCCGGGGAGCCGGTGGCCGCCGTCGTCGCGGCCGACCGCTACCGCGCCGAGGACGGGTGCGAGCTCGTCGACGTCGACTACGACCCGCTCCCGCCGACCGTGTGCGCGTGGGAGCCGCCGCAGGAGCCGGTGCACGCCGAGGCGCCGGACAACGTGCTGCTGGAGCGCACGTTCACCGCGGGCGAGGTGGACGCGGCGTTCGACGGCGCGGCCGTCGTCGTCGAGCGGGACCTGGTCACCAACCGGCACGCGGGCAACCCGATGGAGTGCCGCGCCGGGGTCGCCGTCTTCGACGAGCACGACCGCAAGCTCACGTTCTGGAACGGCACCCAGGTGCCGCACATCGTCCGGAACATGATCGCCGAGCTGATGGGCCTGCCGGAGGGCGACGTCCGGGTGATCGCCCCGGACGTCGGCGGCGGGTTCGGCGTCAAGGCCGTGCTCTACCCCGAGGACGTCGCGCTGTGCCTGATGGCGCGCGCGATGCCGGGCGTCCCGCTCAAGTGGGTCGAGGACCGCGCCGAGCACCTGCTCGCCGCCACCCACGCCCGCGACCACCGCTACCGCATGCGCGCCGCGTTCGACGGCGACGGCACGCTGCTGGGGATCGACGCGGACGTGACCTGCAACGTCGGCGCCTACTCGGTCTACCCGTGGACGGCCGGGATCGAGCCGCTGATGGCGGGTGGCCTGCTGTCCGGGCCGTACAAGCTGACGCACTACCGCTGCACCGTCCGCGGCGTCGCGACGAACACCGCGCCGTCCGGGCCCTACCGCGGGGTGGCCCGACCGGCGAGCGTCTACGCGATGGAGGCGATGTTCGACTCCGCCGCGGCGCGGCTCGGGCTGGACGCGATCGAGATCCGGCGCCGCAACGTGATCATGCCCGAGGACATCCCCTACAAGATGCCGTCGAAGCTGGTCGACGACTCCGGGCACTACGCCGAGTGCCTGGACAAGGCCCTCGACCTGATCGACTACCCGGCCGTGCGCGCCGAGCAGGAGCGTCGCCGGGCCTCGGGGGAGGCTCCGATCGGGATCGGCGTCGCGCTCTACAACGAGCTCACCGGCCTCGGCCGGGCCGCCAGCGCCGGGCCGCGGATGCCGTTCCGCACCGGGCACGACGCGTGCACCGTGCGGATCAACCCGGACGGACGGGTCACCGTGTTCTCCGGCGTCACCTCGCAGGGCCAGGGCCTGGAGACGACCGTCGCGCAGATCGTCGCCGACGGCATCGGCGTCGGCTACGACGACGTCGACGTCCGCATCGGCGACACCGACGCCTCGCTGTGGGGCTTCGGCGCGTTCTCCTCGCGGCAGGCCGTGATCGGCGGCGGCGCCGCACACCGCACGGCCGAGGCGGTGAAGGTCAAGCTGCTCGACCTCGCCGCCGGGCTGCTGGAGGCCTCCGCCGACGACCTTCGCGTCGCCGGTGGGCAGATCTCCGTCGTCGGCGAGCCGGAGCCCCGGATCTCGGTGGCCGAGGTCGCGCGCGTCGCCTACCTGGAGTCGAACCGGCTGCCCGAGGGCATCGAGCCCGGCCTGGACGCGACGCGGTTCTACGACCCGGTCCGGGGCGCGTTCGCGGCCGGGGCGCAGGTCGCGGCCGTCGAGGTGGACCGGGTGACCGGTGAGCTGGCGATCCTGTCGTGGGTCTGCGTGGAGGACGCCGGACGGGCGATGCACCCGCAGATCGTCGACGGGCAGATCGCCGGATCGATCGCGCAGGGCATCGGCGGCGCGCTCTACGAGCACCTCGTCTACGACGCCGACGGCAACCTCTCGACCGGCACGCTGCTGGACTACCTGATGCCGACCAGCGCCGAGATCCCGGAGATGGTGATCGGCCACGTCGCGCAGCCGGCGGCGAACCCGCTCGGGGTCCGCGGGGTCGGGGAGGGCGGCACGCTCGGGCCGAACGCCGTGCTGGCCGGGGCGGTGCACGACGCGCTCGGGGTCGAGATCGACACGCTGCCGGTCTCGCCGTCGCGGGTCTGGGAGGCGCTGCACGGGCAGGTGGTCCGGGTATGAAGTGCGCCCCGTTCGACTACGTCCGCCCGTCGAGCGTCGAGGAGGCGGTCACGACGCTGCGCCAGGCCGCCGGCGACGGGAAGATCCTCGCCGGCGGGCAGAGCCTGGTGCCGGTGATGGCCATGCGGATGGCGCGGCCGTCGGTGCTGGTCGACGTCAACCGGATCCCGGGCCTGTCGTCGGTCGAGGTGGACGCCCGCGCGCTGCGGGTCGGCGCGCTCACCCGGCACGCGCTGCTCGAGGCCCAGGACGAGCACCCGCTGCTCGCCGAGGCCGCGGGCTGGATCGGGCACACCGCGATCCGCACCCGGGGCACCGCGGGCGGCAGCCTGGCGCACGCCGACCCGTCGGCGGAGCTGCCGGTGGTCGCCGTCGCGACCGGCGCCACGGTCACCGTCGCCGGGCCCGACGGGCTGCGCGAGCTCGACGCCGCGGACCTGTTCACCGGCATGATGACCACCGCGCTCGCGGACGACGAGATGATCACCTCGGTGCGCTTCCCACGTCCGGACCGCTGGGGGTTCGCCGAGTTCGCCCGCCGGCACGGCGACTTCGCGCTGGTCACCGCCGTGGTCACCGGGTTCGGCGACGGACTGCGGGTCACCCTGGGAGGGGTGTCCGCGGCACCGGTCCGGGCGCACGCCGCGGAGGAGGTACTGGCCGGCGGCGGGACGGCCCGCGACGCCGCGCAGGCCGCGTCGCAGGAGATCGAACCCACCGCCGACCTGCACGGGTCCGTGCCGTTCCGGCGCGCGATGGCCGCCGAGATGGTCCGCCGGGCACTCGCCCGGGTCGGGCCGGGGGAGTGAGATGGACGTCCAGTTGACCGTCAACGGCGAGACGACGCGGCTCGACGTGGAGCCGCGCCGGACCCTGGCCGACGCGCTGCGCGAGGACCTCGGCCTGACCGGAACCCACCTGGGGTGCGAGCACGGCGTGTGCGGGGCGTGCACCGTGCTCGTCGACGGGGCGCCGGCGCGGGCGTGCCTGATGTTCGCCGTGCAGGCCGACGGCGCCGACGTGACGACCGTCGAGGGACTGCAGGACGACGACGGCGGGCTGCACCCGTTGCAGGAGGCGTTCGTCGCCCATCACGGCCTGCAGTGCGGCTTCTGCACGCCGGGCATGCTGCTGACCGCGGCGCACCTGCTGGAGACCCACCCGGACGCGGACCGGGAGACGATCCGCGCCGAGATGGCCGGCAACATCTGCCGCTGCACCGGCTACCAGGGCATCGTCGACGCCGTGCAGGCCGCGGGGCGTGATCAGTCGAGGTCCTCGACCTGATCCCCGTGCCACCGCTGCACCCGCAGCAGGTGCCGGTCCAGGTCCGGCACCCCGCCCGAGACGGCGAGCTCGACCACCCGGTCGCAGTCCGGGAAGTCGGCCACCGACCGGAACGTCTCCGGCCCGCGGCGCCCGCTCGGGAACAGTGCGGCCCCTGAGTTGATCCGGGTGAGCACGACGTCGTCGAGGTGCGCGCCGAGCAGTGACGCGGTGTCCACGGTGAGCACGAGGTGCGTCTCGCCGGCGTAGCGGGGCAGGCTCCGCAGCTGGTCGAGCCGCGCCGGGTCGGCCCAGAGGAACGCCATGGTGTTGATCCGGCGCAGGTAGTCGGCGGTGGTCATCGCGGTGCCGTCGAGCATCCGGGCCAGGTGCTTCTCGTTCATCGGCCGCTGGTCGCGGAGCCGGGCGACGCCGTGCTCGGGGTGGGTGAGCCGGTGCGCGACCGGACGTCGCCGGGTCAGGAGATTCTCGTCGGCCTCGAAGAGCCGGACCAGCGCATCGGCCGTGAGCAGGCCGTGGGCGCGGATGCCCGGCCACGCCTGCGCGGAGGTGGTGTGGAACAGCCGCGGCACCCGTCGCACCAGGTCGTCGACCCGCACGGACGGTCAGGCCCCCGACGGGACGAGCGACGGGCAGCGCAGATCGGTGCGCAGCACGACCGTGGTGCCGGACACGTGGACCTGCACGTCCATCGCGTCGACGCTGGCCCGCA is a window encoding:
- a CDS encoding SDR family NAD(P)-dependent oxidoreductase; this encodes MDLQLAGTTVLVTGAGQGLGRAIGLAFAAEGAHVAFHFHSSAEGAEKAAAEAAELGVNAIAVGGDTRDAAAVAEIVERVESELGPIGVLVNNSAVTKKQRFLESTPEDWAPQIDVTVTGTLQLTHAVATRMSERKAGSIVNLMGDSGRVGESGLLVTATARSTTVGLTRSLAKELARFGIRANAVSLALVRTDHFDAHAGTPEAEQMKKVLAMYPLRRFGHPDDVTPMVLMLASPLSSWTTGQVVSVNGGYAMP
- a CDS encoding FAD binding domain-containing protein, with the protein product MKCAPFDYVRPSSVEEAVTTLRQAAGDGKILAGGQSLVPVMAMRMARPSVLVDVNRIPGLSSVEVDARALRVGALTRHALLEAQDEHPLLAEAAGWIGHTAIRTRGTAGGSLAHADPSAELPVVAVATGATVTVAGPDGLRELDAADLFTGMMTTALADDEMITSVRFPRPDRWGFAEFARRHGDFALVTAVVTGFGDGLRVTLGGVSAAPVRAHAAEEVLAGGGTARDAAQAASQEIEPTADLHGSVPFRRAMAAEMVRRALARVGPGE
- a CDS encoding (2Fe-2S)-binding protein, which encodes MDVQLTVNGETTRLDVEPRRTLADALREDLGLTGTHLGCEHGVCGACTVLVDGAPARACLMFAVQADGADVTTVEGLQDDDGGLHPLQEAFVAHHGLQCGFCTPGMLLTAAHLLETHPDADRETIRAEMAGNICRCTGYQGIVDAVQAAGRDQSRSST
- a CDS encoding xanthine dehydrogenase family protein molybdopterin-binding subunit, which encodes MSGGESLGRSVRRKEDQRLVTGHGRFVTDLELPRMRHVAFLRSPVAHARITSVDVSTPADTRVFTGADFADVVLRAQSALPSYVETGQPVLAHGKVRFAGEPVAAVVAADRYRAEDGCELVDVDYDPLPPTVCAWEPPQEPVHAEAPDNVLLERTFTAGEVDAAFDGAAVVVERDLVTNRHAGNPMECRAGVAVFDEHDRKLTFWNGTQVPHIVRNMIAELMGLPEGDVRVIAPDVGGGFGVKAVLYPEDVALCLMARAMPGVPLKWVEDRAEHLLAATHARDHRYRMRAAFDGDGTLLGIDADVTCNVGAYSVYPWTAGIEPLMAGGLLSGPYKLTHYRCTVRGVATNTAPSGPYRGVARPASVYAMEAMFDSAAARLGLDAIEIRRRNVIMPEDIPYKMPSKLVDDSGHYAECLDKALDLIDYPAVRAEQERRRASGEAPIGIGVALYNELTGLGRAASAGPRMPFRTGHDACTVRINPDGRVTVFSGVTSQGQGLETTVAQIVADGIGVGYDDVDVRIGDTDASLWGFGAFSSRQAVIGGGAAHRTAEAVKVKLLDLAAGLLEASADDLRVAGGQISVVGEPEPRISVAEVARVAYLESNRLPEGIEPGLDATRFYDPVRGAFAAGAQVAAVEVDRVTGELAILSWVCVEDAGRAMHPQIVDGQIAGSIAQGIGGALYEHLVYDADGNLSTGTLLDYLMPTSAEIPEMVIGHVAQPAANPLGVRGVGEGGTLGPNAVLAGAVHDALGVEIDTLPVSPSRVWEALHGQVVRV
- a CDS encoding DUF7002 family protein; the encoded protein is MRVDDLVRRVPRLFHTTSAQAWPGIRAHGLLTADALVRLFEADENLLTRRRPVAHRLTHPEHGVARLRDQRPMNEKHLARMLDGTAMTTADYLRRINTMAFLWADPARLDQLRSLPRYAGETHLVLTVDTASLLGAHLDDVVLTRINSGAALFPSGRRGPETFRSVADFPDCDRVVELAVSGGVPDLDRHLLRVQRWHGDQVEDLD
- a CDS encoding MBL fold metallo-hydrolase, with the translated sequence MKIGAVEILPVRDGTGREVATDVLSRPGVSGDEAWSCHADQVDGDGVLHLPLGGFLVRTGDRTVLVDVGVGGIDNGKYSGGGFLDSLRGYGVAPDDVTDVVFTHLHFDHVGWATRQGEVVFDNATYRVHADDWAHFVTSADAEPGAVRKLTPLESRLETFTDDVSLAPGLSTRHTPGHTPGSTVYVVSDGDERALLLGDVVHSVVELAERDWEAVFDVDPVAASAVRNALADEVADTSDLVVGAHFPDLRFGRVVTTGGHRAFRSV